The following coding sequences are from one Ruminococcus flavefaciens AE3010 window:
- a CDS encoding GNAT family N-acetyltransferase: MLYLKTANTDDIEKEYLFVRDIPEDENGFINEYHGISREDFDDALDVIIANSVGERLPEGYVPATTYFLWNDNEIIGELQLRHYLCESLVNGAGHIGYYIAPQHRGKGCGTQGLAMLLEKACETVPEEEVYLRVRRNNPASLRAMLKNGCYIHHEDEESYFVRFRKEI; this comes from the coding sequence ATGCTTTATCTCAAAACCGCCAACACAGACGACATCGAAAAGGAGTACCTCTTTGTCCGTGACATACCCGAGGACGAAAACGGCTTCATCAACGAATACCACGGCATCAGCCGCGAGGACTTCGACGACGCCCTTGACGTGATAATCGCCAACTCCGTGGGAGAGCGTCTGCCCGAGGGCTATGTGCCTGCCACTACATACTTTTTGTGGAATGACAATGAGATAATCGGCGAGCTGCAGCTCCGCCACTACCTCTGTGAGTCTCTTGTGAACGGCGCAGGACATATCGGGTATTACATAGCTCCCCAGCACCGCGGCAAGGGCTGCGGTACGCAGGGACTTGCAATGCTCCTTGAAAAAGCCTGCGAGACCGTCCCAGAGGAGGAGGTATACCTGCGTGTCCGCAGAAACAATCCCGCGTCACTGAGAGCCATGCTGAAAAACGGCTGCTATATCCACCATGAGGACGAGGAGTCATACTTCGTGCGCTTCCGCAAAGAGATATGA
- a CDS encoding TrmH family RNA methyltransferase, whose translation MAIIEITDLSAEELRPYACTSELELLRSGIFIAESPKVIRTALDSGYEPVSLLMEKKYLSGQAADIAERCGGIPIYTASSQLLTELTGYKLTQGVLCAMGRKKLPAPADILAGADRIAVLEDVMNQTNIGAIFRSAAALGFDAIVLTSACSDPFFRRTVRVSMGTVFQLPWTYLSRGAPDYIGELKAMGFACAAMALRKDTVRIDDVKLRSEEKLAVILGTEGTGLKEATIDRCDYTIKIPMAHGVDSLNVAAASAVAFWQLSKNISE comes from the coding sequence ATGGCAATTATTGAAATTACAGACCTTTCCGCCGAGGAGCTGCGCCCTTATGCCTGCACCTCGGAGCTGGAGCTGCTGAGAAGCGGCATATTCATTGCGGAAAGTCCCAAGGTCATTCGTACTGCGCTGGATTCGGGCTATGAGCCTGTATCTTTGCTTATGGAGAAGAAATACCTCAGCGGACAGGCAGCAGACATAGCCGAGCGCTGCGGCGGTATACCCATATATACGGCGAGCTCGCAGCTGCTCACGGAGCTGACGGGCTACAAGCTGACGCAGGGTGTTTTATGTGCAATGGGCAGAAAAAAATTGCCTGCCCCTGCGGATATACTTGCAGGTGCAGACCGCATTGCTGTCCTTGAGGACGTTATGAACCAGACCAATATCGGAGCTATATTCCGCAGCGCGGCAGCTCTGGGCTTTGATGCGATAGTGCTCACCTCGGCGTGCAGCGACCCGTTTTTTCGACGTACAGTCCGCGTGAGCATGGGAACTGTGTTTCAGCTGCCGTGGACATACCTGAGCAGGGGGGCTCCCGACTATATCGGGGAGCTGAAAGCAATGGGCTTTGCCTGTGCGGCAATGGCACTGCGCAAAGACACTGTGCGTATCGACGATGTGAAGCTCCGCAGCGAGGAAAAGCTGGCGGTGATACTTGGCACAGAGGGTACGGGACTTAAAGAAGCTACCATAGACCGCTGCGACTATACCATAAAGATACCTATGGCGCACGGCGTTGATTCCCTTAACGTAGCCGCTGCCAGCGCGGTGGCATTCTGGCAGCTCAGCAAAAATATTAGTGAGTAG